One genomic region from Thalassotalea sp. PS06 encodes:
- a CDS encoding FimV/HubP family polar landmark protein produces MTIYRTSKFKSSLIPGLIAALLVAPAGTALAQQADNTATEQDIFVGDNLSTYGPIKASDTLWKIANAYRPDDSVTNYQVMVALFKTNPNAFVNNDINFLIQGQYLRIPTLAQINEVVPFHRQNDSDDSLTKINQAIASNVKPEAGKQGLPVTPVSAESTTQQPQTLPETDSKQLLVETEPSVQVSQVHKTIDTNVASNEEVQSTAQGVAEPTMASAETESLPVQSLKLEGVSEPESESEAQVSNREVEESLAAVGVKLDDLQYELERSKQNQAELDKKLEEQNALLLQAKKREQKLMAEQAALKKQNDGLFNSPIAYWSVIGLMFVLVIVLSVLVQRRRRVEKELLALKPQLSEKQQVKQPANKANSRQNMPQTNEKSKPAKDKKANLAKAEDSSVLQPSSVLFNAKVSDIEPAKKQKPATSKTALQGNDKAPDAIAQAFAKVDLKDSHVEPQALVSEADLLANLVKNQANDTLDNDLNMDHIIDDMVDEETKAKPAKLHSDTQSPGEIDLSSAQLKEIEDFDDVEFDKLLEEISNESQHLVVDSKSQEATAEIEPVSTFQAVAQEPQNFVEIDELIADSESSTQDPEPYQEGKIDVGLDEFPEFTQNVNPVNVDDDKHGVNAKLDLAQVYIEIGDEDNAAVILKNVMKLGNSSQQQQAQQLLYSLKS; encoded by the coding sequence ATGACTATTTATCGCACATCTAAATTTAAATCCTCACTCATTCCTGGGTTAATAGCCGCTTTGTTAGTTGCTCCAGCTGGCACTGCTCTGGCGCAACAAGCTGATAACACTGCGACTGAACAGGATATATTTGTTGGGGACAACCTGTCTACTTATGGGCCTATTAAGGCTTCAGATACCTTGTGGAAGATTGCTAACGCCTATCGTCCCGATGATTCTGTTACCAATTATCAGGTAATGGTGGCTCTGTTTAAAACCAATCCTAATGCGTTTGTAAATAACGATATAAATTTTTTAATACAAGGACAGTATTTGAGAATTCCTACGTTAGCGCAGATCAATGAGGTTGTGCCTTTCCACCGTCAAAACGACAGTGATGATAGCCTAACTAAAATTAATCAGGCAATTGCCAGTAATGTCAAACCTGAAGCAGGTAAGCAGGGTTTACCGGTCACCCCGGTTAGCGCAGAGTCGACCACGCAACAACCCCAAACCTTACCTGAAACCGATTCTAAGCAATTGCTTGTGGAAACCGAGCCATCTGTACAAGTGTCGCAAGTTCACAAAACTATTGACACCAATGTCGCTTCCAATGAAGAAGTACAAAGCACAGCACAAGGCGTAGCTGAGCCGACGATGGCTAGCGCGGAGACAGAATCTTTGCCCGTTCAAAGCCTAAAACTTGAAGGTGTCAGTGAGCCGGAATCAGAATCCGAAGCTCAGGTTTCTAACCGTGAAGTTGAAGAGAGCCTGGCAGCCGTTGGCGTTAAGCTTGACGACTTGCAGTATGAGCTTGAGCGTTCCAAACAGAATCAGGCGGAACTGGACAAAAAACTGGAAGAGCAAAATGCTCTGTTGTTACAAGCTAAGAAGCGCGAACAGAAGTTAATGGCTGAACAGGCTGCGCTGAAAAAACAAAATGATGGCTTGTTTAACAGCCCAATCGCTTATTGGTCGGTAATCGGCTTAATGTTTGTCTTGGTAATCGTATTAAGCGTACTGGTACAAAGGCGCCGCCGTGTTGAAAAAGAATTGTTGGCTTTGAAACCACAACTATCTGAAAAGCAGCAGGTTAAGCAACCGGCGAACAAGGCTAATTCCAGACAGAATATGCCACAGACAAACGAGAAGTCTAAACCGGCAAAAGATAAAAAAGCTAACCTTGCAAAAGCCGAAGACAGCTCTGTATTGCAACCTTCGAGTGTACTATTCAATGCCAAGGTATCGGATATTGAGCCAGCTAAAAAACAAAAGCCGGCAACCAGCAAAACAGCGCTGCAAGGCAACGACAAAGCTCCTGATGCAATTGCTCAGGCGTTTGCAAAAGTAGATTTGAAAGATTCGCACGTTGAACCGCAAGCGCTGGTAAGTGAAGCCGACTTATTGGCTAACCTGGTGAAAAACCAAGCCAACGACACCTTAGATAATGATCTCAACATGGATCATATTATTGATGATATGGTTGATGAGGAAACTAAGGCAAAACCTGCGAAGTTGCATTCAGATACACAGTCGCCAGGCGAGATTGATTTATCATCTGCTCAGCTTAAAGAAATTGAAGATTTTGACGATGTCGAATTCGACAAGCTGTTAGAAGAAATTTCTAACGAATCTCAACATCTGGTGGTTGACTCAAAAAGCCAGGAAGCGACTGCTGAAATCGAACCGGTTAGTACCTTTCAAGCAGTGGCACAGGAGCCGCAAAATTTCGTAGAAATTGACGAGCTAATCGCGGACTCAGAATCATCAACACAAGATCCAGAGCCTTATCAGGAAGGTAAAATAGACGTTGGCTTGGATGAGTTCCCAGAGTTTACTCAAAACGTCAACCCGGTTAATGTCGATGATGATAAGCATGGTGTTAATGCCAAACTTGATTTAGCTCAGGTTTATATCGAGATCGGTGATGAAGATAATGCTGCGGTTATTCTTAAGAATGTGATGAAGCTTGGTAATTCAAGCCAACAGCAACAAGCTCAACAGTTGCTGTACTCTCTGAAATCATAA
- a CDS encoding aspartate-semialdehyde dehydrogenase, protein MGQKFDVVVLGATGLVGKHMMEILEERKFPVNNLYPLASSRSAGEMVEFNGESVEVLDADTFDFSQAQIAFFSAGGSTSEKFAPIAADAGCVVIDNTSQFRYDDDIPLVVPEVNPQALADYRNRNIIANPNCSTIQMMVALKPIYDAVGIDRINVSTYQSVSGAGKTAIEELAKQCADLLSGKPVEAKAFSRQIAFNVIPQIDSFEDNGYTREEMKMVWETKKILGDENVLVNPTAVRVPVFYGHGEALHIETTQQTSAEEVKALLAQAPGVVVCENDEDFPTQVGNASGKDETFVGRIREDISHPNGINMWIVADNVRKGAATNSVQIAELLIAEYLG, encoded by the coding sequence ATGGGACAAAAATTTGATGTCGTTGTTCTTGGAGCAACAGGGTTAGTCGGTAAGCACATGATGGAAATTCTTGAAGAGAGAAAATTTCCAGTAAACAACCTTTATCCGTTGGCGAGTAGCCGCAGCGCTGGTGAAATGGTTGAGTTTAACGGCGAAAGCGTCGAAGTGCTTGATGCAGACACCTTCGATTTTTCCCAGGCTCAAATCGCCTTCTTTTCAGCCGGTGGCTCCACATCTGAAAAATTTGCGCCGATTGCCGCTGATGCCGGTTGTGTTGTTATTGATAACACCTCACAGTTTCGTTACGACGATGATATCCCGCTTGTGGTTCCAGAAGTTAACCCTCAGGCTTTAGCGGATTATCGCAACCGCAATATTATCGCCAATCCAAACTGCTCAACCATTCAGATGATGGTGGCTCTTAAACCAATTTATGATGCCGTAGGTATCGACCGTATTAATGTTTCAACATACCAGTCAGTATCGGGCGCTGGTAAAACCGCGATTGAAGAGCTGGCGAAGCAATGCGCTGACTTATTATCAGGTAAGCCAGTAGAAGCGAAAGCGTTTTCTCGTCAGATCGCGTTTAATGTTATCCCACAAATCGATTCATTCGAAGATAACGGTTATACCCGTGAAGAGATGAAGATGGTTTGGGAAACCAAGAAAATTCTTGGTGATGAAAATGTTTTGGTAAATCCTACCGCTGTTCGTGTACCGGTATTTTATGGTCACGGTGAAGCCTTACACATTGAAACCACTCAGCAAACGTCGGCTGAAGAAGTTAAAGCGCTGTTGGCACAGGCTCCTGGAGTCGTGGTTTGTGAAAATGATGAAGATTTCCCAACTCAAGTTGGCAACGCCAGTGGTAAAGATGAGACTTTCGTGGGCCGTATTCGCGAAGATATTTCGCATCCAAATGGTATCAATATGTGGATCGTTGCTGATAACGTTCGTAAGGGTGCTGCTACCAACTCAGTTCAGATTGCGGAATTGTTGATTGCAGAGTACCTGGGATAA
- a CDS encoding 4-phosphoerythronate dehydrogenase → MNIYFDENIPFANEFFAGFGNLKSFSGRDVKAADIADADVLLVRSITRVDENLLKENERIQFVGTATIGVDHIDTEYLLSRNISFSSAPGCNAISVGEYVISSLLVICQRKQANIADFTVGIIGAGNTGSAVARKLAAMNIPYKLYDPLLAETDEREFSEFADILKCDAISLHVPLTRDGEYPTYHLFDEKVLSQLSAEQILLNACRGEVIDNQALLAQKLAGQGPQLVLDVWENEPDVLLELIEYCQIATAHIAGYSLEGKSRGTEMLYQALCQLTQLEPKLELRQFMPAGEFIVRMEQTPIASEQARMEEIYRRVFQVYDVRRDDQIFRQQLLKKGFDAIRKNYPVRREFSALELSARDSLVPDMLGALGFTIQE, encoded by the coding sequence ATGAATATTTATTTTGATGAAAACATTCCTTTTGCCAACGAGTTTTTCGCAGGCTTTGGCAACTTAAAATCATTCTCAGGTCGAGATGTGAAAGCCGCAGATATTGCTGATGCCGATGTCTTGCTGGTTCGCTCTATTACCCGGGTTGATGAAAACTTATTAAAGGAAAATGAGCGTATCCAATTTGTCGGTACCGCAACCATAGGCGTCGATCACATTGATACCGAGTATCTATTGAGTCGAAATATTAGTTTCTCATCGGCGCCAGGTTGTAATGCGATATCGGTTGGGGAATACGTGATTAGTTCGCTACTGGTTATTTGTCAGCGCAAGCAGGCAAACATTGCCGATTTCACCGTAGGGATTATCGGGGCAGGTAATACCGGTTCTGCTGTCGCCAGAAAACTGGCAGCGATGAATATCCCTTATAAGCTTTACGATCCGTTACTGGCCGAAACGGATGAGCGGGAATTTTCCGAGTTTGCTGATATTCTCAAGTGTGATGCGATTTCCCTGCATGTACCGTTAACTCGCGATGGTGAATATCCGACTTATCATCTGTTTGATGAAAAAGTTTTGTCACAGTTATCTGCTGAGCAAATCCTACTAAATGCCTGTCGTGGAGAGGTTATTGATAATCAGGCATTGCTGGCACAAAAGCTTGCCGGGCAGGGGCCACAACTGGTTTTGGATGTTTGGGAAAATGAACCAGATGTGCTGCTCGAATTGATCGAGTACTGTCAGATAGCAACGGCGCATATTGCCGGATATAGCTTAGAAGGAAAATCTCGTGGAACTGAAATGCTTTATCAGGCATTATGTCAGCTTACACAATTAGAGCCAAAGCTCGAATTACGGCAGTTTATGCCCGCCGGAGAATTTATTGTGCGAATGGAGCAAACCCCAATCGCCAGTGAACAGGCAAGGATGGAAGAAATATATCGACGCGTGTTTCAGGTTTATGATGTGCGCCGCGATGATCAGATTTTCCGCCAACAGCTGTTGAAAAAAGGCTTTGATGCGATTCGTAAAAACTACCCGGTCAGACGGGAGTTCAGTGCGTTAGAATTATCAGCCCGGGATTCTTTAGTACCAGATATGCTAGGGGCTCTGGGTTTTACGATACAAGAGTAA
- a CDS encoding MBL fold metallo-hydrolase RNA specificity domain-containing protein, with the protein MATITCYGAAQEVTGSCHLLRASDHSILLDCGLHQGNRSRRHLESQAFDFNPATIDAVILSHAHLDHSGRLPALVHQGFSGAIYCTPATAQLLPVMLFDAYSLYQNDLKRINRKNQRQGKPLLTENYSIEDIKAVIDLCRPKAFQDPFAITPTISVCLFDAGHILGSAITRITINERDKIKTLVYSGDLGKQGTLLMNDPKVLDKADLVMMEGTYGDRNHRDLNDTLSQFEQILHDAYQRNGNALLPAFAVGRTQELLLYLGKLQQKQALDNWTIFLDSPMAIEVTHIYDHWLTTLDCEGVQSLSDGDATLLKNFISSLHLTQEPEHSMAINNIKNHAIIIAGSGMCSGGRITHHIKHRIWDKRNTMIFVGYQAQGTPGRAIVDGVKNIKLFGEDLQVNASIETLGGFSAHAGQQELIDWLANFKPDPRVILVHGEADALDTLSDKIWQSLGIHCEIPAQGQVVAF; encoded by the coding sequence TTGGCGACTATTACCTGTTATGGCGCGGCCCAGGAAGTTACCGGTTCATGCCATCTATTGCGAGCAAGTGATCATTCCATCCTGCTTGATTGTGGATTACACCAGGGTAACCGCAGCAGGCGACACCTTGAATCACAAGCGTTCGATTTCAATCCAGCAACGATTGACGCGGTGATACTTTCCCACGCACATCTTGATCACAGTGGCCGGCTGCCCGCTCTGGTTCATCAGGGTTTTAGCGGAGCTATTTATTGCACCCCGGCAACCGCGCAACTTCTGCCTGTTATGTTGTTTGATGCCTATAGCCTCTATCAAAACGATTTAAAGCGCATCAACCGTAAAAACCAACGACAAGGCAAACCATTGCTAACCGAAAATTACAGTATCGAAGACATTAAAGCCGTAATCGATCTCTGCCGGCCCAAAGCCTTTCAGGATCCTTTTGCTATAACGCCCACCATCAGTGTCTGCCTGTTTGATGCCGGTCATATTCTCGGTTCGGCCATCACTCGGATAACTATTAACGAACGCGACAAAATCAAAACCCTGGTTTACAGTGGCGATCTTGGTAAGCAGGGAACCTTGCTAATGAACGATCCTAAGGTTCTGGATAAAGCCGACCTGGTGATGATGGAAGGAACGTACGGCGATCGAAATCATCGCGACCTGAATGATACCCTGAGCCAGTTCGAGCAAATACTTCATGACGCATACCAACGAAATGGCAATGCGTTACTTCCGGCCTTTGCGGTTGGTCGTACCCAGGAATTATTGCTGTATCTGGGCAAACTGCAGCAAAAACAAGCCTTGGATAACTGGACCATATTTCTTGATAGTCCGATGGCCATTGAAGTTACCCACATTTACGATCATTGGCTAACCACCCTCGATTGTGAGGGCGTGCAATCTTTATCCGATGGTGATGCAACCTTACTAAAAAATTTTATATCTTCGTTGCATCTGACTCAGGAACCTGAACATTCAATGGCAATCAACAACATTAAAAACCATGCCATTATCATCGCCGGCAGCGGCATGTGCTCTGGTGGACGTATCACTCACCATATTAAGCATCGCATTTGGGATAAGCGTAATACCATGATATTCGTCGGCTATCAGGCTCAGGGAACGCCCGGACGGGCCATTGTTGATGGCGTCAAAAACATCAAACTCTTTGGTGAAGATTTACAGGTTAACGCTAGCATTGAAACCCTGGGGGGCTTTTCCGCTCATGCCGGGCAGCAAGAGCTAATCGATTGGCTGGCAAACTTTAAGCCTGACCCTCGTGTGATATTGGTGCATGGCGAAGCTGATGCATTGGATACCTTAAGTGACAAGATTTGGCAGTCACTAGGAATCCACTGTGAAATCCCGGCTCAAGGGCAGGTTGTTGCGTTTTAA
- the fabB gene encoding beta-ketoacyl-ACP synthase I — protein MKRVVITGMGIVSSIGNNAEEVLNSLKNGKSGISRSESFEEMGLRSQVWGKPNIDVAEHIDRKVMRFMGDAAGYAYIAMEEAIKDAKLTDDQVSNYRTGLVAGSGGASSANVIKSTDTLREKGVKRVGPYAVPKTMSSTCSACLATPFKILGVNYSISSACATSAHCIGHAAELIQLGKQDIVFAGGGEEVDWSLAMMFDGMGALSTKYNETPEKASRTYDANRDGFVISGGGGMVVVEELEHALARGAHIYAEIVGYGATSDGYDMVAPSGEGAIRCMQQAMHGVDGKVDYLNTHGTSTPVGDVKELGAIQEVFGTDSPMISATKAMTGHALGAAGVHEAIYTMLMMEHGFVAPSVNIETLDEQAQGLDIVTEAKPAEINLAMSNSFGFGGTNSTLVMKKYQ, from the coding sequence ATGAAACGAGTAGTGATTACAGGTATGGGCATTGTGTCCAGTATCGGCAATAACGCAGAAGAAGTTTTAAATTCATTGAAGAATGGCAAGAGTGGTATCAGCCGTTCAGAAAGCTTTGAAGAAATGGGATTGCGCTCTCAGGTTTGGGGTAAGCCAAACATTGACGTTGCCGAGCATATCGATCGTAAAGTAATGCGCTTTATGGGTGATGCCGCAGGTTATGCGTACATCGCCATGGAAGAAGCCATTAAAGATGCCAAGCTGACCGACGATCAGGTATCTAATTACCGTACTGGTCTGGTAGCAGGCTCTGGCGGTGCATCATCAGCAAACGTGATTAAGTCTACGGATACCTTGCGTGAGAAAGGCGTAAAACGAGTTGGTCCTTACGCGGTGCCAAAAACCATGTCGAGCACCTGTTCAGCATGTCTGGCAACACCATTTAAAATTCTTGGTGTTAACTATTCAATCAGCTCTGCCTGTGCAACCTCTGCACATTGTATTGGTCACGCCGCTGAGCTTATCCAGTTAGGCAAGCAAGATATCGTATTTGCTGGTGGTGGTGAAGAGGTCGATTGGTCTCTAGCTATGATGTTTGATGGCATGGGCGCACTTTCAACCAAATACAATGAAACGCCTGAAAAAGCGTCTCGTACCTATGATGCAAACCGCGATGGTTTCGTTATTTCTGGTGGCGGCGGTATGGTTGTTGTTGAAGAGTTAGAACACGCTTTAGCCCGTGGTGCTCACATCTATGCTGAAATCGTTGGTTACGGTGCAACCTCTGACGGTTACGACATGGTAGCGCCAAGCGGTGAAGGTGCGATTCGTTGTATGCAACAAGCGATGCACGGCGTTGACGGTAAAGTTGATTATCTAAACACTCACGGTACATCAACACCTGTAGGTGATGTAAAAGAGCTAGGCGCGATTCAGGAAGTATTTGGTACTGACTCACCAATGATCAGCGCCACTAAAGCAATGACAGGTCACGCCCTTGGCGCTGCAGGTGTTCACGAAGCGATTTACACCATGTTAATGATGGAGCACGGATTTGTAGCGCCTTCAGTAAATATTGAGACCCTTGATGAGCAAGCTCAAGGCCTTGATATCGTCACTGAAGCCAAACCTGCTGAGATCAATTTAGCCATGTCTAACAGCTTCGGTTTTGGTGGTACAAACTCGACATTGGTGATGAAAAAATATCAGTAA
- the mnmC gene encoding bifunctional tRNA (5-methylaminomethyl-2-thiouridine)(34)-methyltransferase MnmD/FAD-dependent 5-carboxymethylaminomethyl-2-thiouridine(34) oxidoreductase MnmC encodes MSKPKPSEQKINSQSSGNSDIETAQIEFDNNGLPYSSLFDDIYFDYQDGCSQSIQVFIEGNDLDNQWLEYQQQNGTTDSPFVIGETGFGTGLNFFLTLQRFVEFSKVHEPHWQLQFITTEKYPMTEQDLAKALALWPEFKDFTDEFLPQYQLSKLQLDNGHLENPQSNSIDKILTINMLENKVKLMIHLQDATAAFASIEPDKFDYVNAWFLDGFAPKKNPKMWHKGLFMQLGRLSKPGTSLATFTVAGIVRRGLQEQGFAVTRKKHQQYKSQTLVATYTGFPKEDNLNGYKCRVSPNKPQHVTIVGGGLASACAAYSLVKRGIKVNVFCQDKELAQGASANAIGAIYPLLHQQKDEISEFYQAGFDYAIKFYQDLLSQGFEYTHGFDGLIEVAYKKALEQRLEIFKNKPVWPQTLISVIDAEQANAISGMAINHPGLWIPKAGWVSPPELVKAIFAAAQQIGQCKVKYNTQVESIEKMVNGRFLLNTNKGLKQIQTLVLCTGADTLSLDIADALPLSIVRGQVSQIQTTTASENLKAVICHKGYLTPAVNDLHCIGATFDKRDSDTSTRDADDAYNLETLTRLLGNIGNWNIDDVKGAKARLRCCTPDHLPVVGAMPDVEGHKQTYQHLSKDKNWRFEQSPPVIDGLYIMTGMGARGLCSAPLLGEILACELVNEAYPVSAEQLFQLSPNRFIIRDLIRNRVS; translated from the coding sequence TTGAGCAAACCCAAACCCAGCGAGCAAAAAATCAATTCTCAAAGCTCCGGAAATTCTGATATCGAAACTGCACAGATTGAATTTGACAACAACGGCCTGCCCTATTCAAGTCTGTTCGATGATATTTATTTCGATTATCAGGACGGCTGCTCACAAAGTATACAAGTGTTCATCGAAGGCAATGATTTAGATAACCAGTGGCTCGAATATCAACAACAAAATGGCACAACCGACTCACCATTTGTAATTGGTGAAACGGGTTTTGGCACGGGTCTGAACTTTTTTCTGACATTACAACGATTTGTCGAATTTTCCAAAGTCCATGAACCTCACTGGCAACTGCAGTTCATTACGACTGAAAAGTATCCGATGACGGAGCAAGATTTAGCGAAAGCATTAGCCCTATGGCCTGAGTTCAAAGATTTTACCGATGAGTTTTTACCCCAGTATCAATTGAGTAAACTCCAGTTGGATAATGGTCACTTAGAAAACCCGCAATCGAACAGCATCGACAAAATCCTGACCATCAATATGCTCGAAAACAAGGTGAAATTAATGATTCACTTACAGGATGCCACCGCCGCATTCGCGAGCATTGAGCCAGACAAATTTGATTATGTAAATGCCTGGTTTCTCGATGGCTTTGCGCCAAAGAAAAACCCAAAGATGTGGCACAAAGGCCTGTTTATGCAACTTGGGCGCTTATCAAAACCCGGCACCAGTTTAGCAACCTTTACTGTTGCCGGTATCGTCCGCCGCGGCCTGCAGGAACAAGGATTTGCCGTTACCCGAAAGAAACATCAGCAATATAAATCCCAAACTCTGGTGGCAACCTATACCGGGTTTCCTAAAGAAGATAACTTAAATGGTTATAAATGCCGGGTATCACCGAATAAACCTCAGCATGTCACTATTGTCGGTGGCGGGCTTGCCAGTGCCTGTGCTGCATACTCGCTCGTTAAGCGCGGCATTAAAGTCAATGTGTTTTGCCAGGATAAAGAACTGGCTCAAGGCGCTTCCGCCAACGCTATCGGCGCTATTTATCCGCTGTTACATCAACAAAAAGATGAAATCAGCGAGTTTTATCAGGCGGGCTTTGACTACGCGATAAAGTTTTATCAGGACTTGTTATCCCAAGGGTTTGAATATACCCATGGTTTTGATGGTTTGATTGAAGTTGCTTACAAAAAGGCATTAGAGCAGCGATTAGAAATTTTTAAAAACAAGCCGGTATGGCCACAAACATTAATTTCGGTTATCGATGCTGAACAGGCAAATGCGATTTCTGGCATGGCGATTAATCACCCTGGATTATGGATACCAAAGGCCGGTTGGGTGTCTCCTCCAGAGCTGGTTAAAGCGATATTTGCTGCCGCTCAGCAAATCGGTCAATGCAAAGTTAAATACAACACTCAGGTGGAGTCTATCGAGAAAATGGTCAATGGTAGATTTTTGTTAAATACCAATAAAGGCCTAAAGCAAATCCAGACGTTAGTTTTATGCACAGGCGCTGATACCTTGAGTTTAGATATTGCCGATGCCTTGCCTTTATCGATAGTCAGAGGTCAGGTAAGCCAAATTCAGACAACCACTGCCAGCGAAAATTTAAAAGCCGTTATTTGTCACAAAGGTTATCTCACACCCGCGGTAAACGACTTACATTGTATTGGCGCTACCTTTGATAAAAGGGATAGTGATACATCGACGCGGGACGCAGATGATGCGTATAACCTGGAAACTCTGACCCGACTTCTCGGTAACATTGGTAACTGGAATATCGATGACGTTAAAGGAGCGAAAGCGAGATTACGTTGTTGTACGCCGGATCACCTGCCTGTGGTTGGTGCCATGCCCGATGTCGAAGGGCATAAGCAAACCTATCAACATTTGAGCAAGGATAAAAACTGGCGGTTTGAGCAGTCGCCGCCTGTAATTGACGGGCTTTATATTATGACGGGGATGGGCGCACGGGGCTTATGCAGTGCGCCTTTGCTTGGCGAGATCCTCGCCTGCGAATTGGTTAATGAAGCCTATCCGGTTAGCGCCGAGCAATTGTTTCAGCTCTCCCCTAACCGGTTTATTATCCGCGATTTAATTCGCAATCGCGTTTCGTAG
- a CDS encoding YSC84-related protein: MTKLKSLSYLLLCFVLSACASMGDGSKQEKQQKILSMKNQVLTQLFKEKPHSRKVVEGAKGYGVFSNANINLLLVSAGTGYGVVKNMSTQQHTYMNMAEGGVGLGMGAKDYRIVMVFHTQKAMNHFVENGWTFGGNADAAAVASDKGASIEGEAYFGDVTVYTFTESGLALQATVKGTKFWVDSELN, encoded by the coding sequence ATGACTAAATTAAAAAGCCTGAGTTACCTGTTATTGTGCTTTGTATTGAGCGCATGTGCGTCGATGGGAGATGGCAGCAAACAGGAAAAACAGCAAAAGATCCTGTCAATGAAAAACCAGGTTTTAACCCAGCTTTTCAAAGAAAAGCCTCACAGCCGCAAAGTGGTAGAAGGCGCTAAAGGCTACGGTGTATTTAGCAACGCCAATATCAATTTATTATTGGTTTCTGCCGGCACTGGTTATGGTGTCGTTAAAAATATGTCAACTCAGCAACATACCTACATGAATATGGCTGAAGGTGGTGTTGGTCTTGGTATGGGCGCTAAAGATTATCGTATTGTTATGGTTTTCCATACGCAAAAAGCCATGAACCATTTTGTTGAAAATGGCTGGACCTTTGGCGGTAACGCTGATGCTGCAGCCGTGGCTTCAGATAAAGGCGCTTCCATTGAAGGCGAGGCTTATTTTGGTGATGTTACCGTTTATACTTTCACGGAAAGTGGCCTGGCGCTACAAGCCACCGTCAAAGGTACCAAGTTTTGGGTCGATTCCGAACTAAACTAA
- a CDS encoding YfcL family protein, giving the protein MLDNVKTLEQLCDYFDGLIELDDADLLFASSYVRGFIMIAAAAFGGDEQVLSAELADQVSNDLHNARTELTPQDKVIVENFWQQIQPCFS; this is encoded by the coding sequence ATGTTAGACAATGTAAAAACCTTAGAACAGCTATGTGATTATTTTGACGGTCTGATTGAGCTCGACGACGCCGATCTTTTATTTGCCAGCAGTTATGTACGAGGGTTCATTATGATTGCCGCCGCAGCTTTTGGCGGCGATGAGCAGGTGTTATCTGCAGAATTGGCAGACCAGGTAAGTAATGACCTGCACAATGCCAGAACCGAATTAACGCCGCAGGACAAGGTGATTGTCGAGAACTTCTGGCAGCAAATCCAGCCTTGCTTTTCGTAA